From one Balaenoptera acutorostrata chromosome 6, mBalAcu1.1, whole genome shotgun sequence genomic stretch:
- the LOC103010790 gene encoding 60S ribosomal protein L23-like produces MPSLLKYHPVFKMSKQGRGGSSGAKFRISLGLPVGAVINCADDTGAKNLYIISVKGINGRLNRLPAAGVGDMVMMATVKKGKPELRKKVHPVVVIRQRKSYRRKGGVFLYFEDNAGVIVNSKGEMKGSAITGPVAKECADLWPRIASNAGSTA; encoded by the exons ATGCCTTCTCttttg aaatatcatCCGGTGTTCAAGATGTCGAAGCAAGGACGTGGTGGGTCCTCTGGTGCGAAATTCCGGATTTCCTTGGGTCTTCCGGTTGGAGCCGTGATCAACTGTGCTGACGACACAGGAGCCAAAAATCTGTATATAATCTCTGTGAAGGGGATCAATGGACGACTGAATAGACTTCCTGCTGCTGGTGTGGGTGACATGGTGATGATGGCCACAGTCAAGAAAGGCAAACCAGAGCTCAGAAAGAAGGTACATCCAGTAGTGGTAATTCGACAACGAAAGTCATACCGGAGAAAAGGTggtgtgtttctttattttgaagataaCGCAGGGGTCATAGTAAACAGTAAAGGCGAGATGAAAGGTTCTGCCATCACAGGACCAGTTGCAAAGGAATGTGCAGACTTGTGGCCCAGGATTGCATCCAATGCTGGCAGCACTGCATGA